GAGATCCCGGATCAGATAGGTAACTTGTGCCATCAAGAGCAGTAGAGTTCAACAAACGAAAGAGGGGAAAATGGCAATTGGACAGGCTATGCCGAAGGGGTCTCTTGCCACAAGCTTGAGCTTTCCAAGCAGCGGCAGCACTAGGATcctggggaggaagagggtTGCCGTTTCGCCGGCTCCAAGCCCCTCCGGCCCACACTCGCCGGTGCGGACTCTGCGCAAGCAGCGCAGCATCAGGTTCCACATGGACGACACCGTCTGCATTCTTGAATCACTGCCTCAGGATGTCTTGGTAATTACTACTATTGCGCATTAATGTTCCTTCTAATTCTGTTTTTGTTCCCTTCTAGTGGAAATCAGTTCTTTGTTCTTAGATATGTTGCTTACAGCATTTTGATCAAAACAATTCAGGTTAAAGTCTTGTGCAAGGTGAACCACAGTGACCTGAGGCAGCTCCTCCTAGTGTCGAAACTAGTCAGCGAAGCAGTAAGCACTTCTGAATCCTTTCCTCGTACCCCCATTTTGTGCAGTGGATTCGTTGCCCAGGTATACTAACATTGCCTTCCTTCAATTTGCTGTCTGCAGACAGTTGTTGCTAAAGAGCTGCATTTCGCTTTCGCAACGCCTTCCAAGGCCGCCGTtagaggcgaggaggaggaggaggacgaaggcCCCGGGGCGCCCAAGCAACACAGGGTTGCACGGTCACGCCACCGGGGCAAGAACCTGGCGAGCCTCGCCGTGAATCTGTCGGCGTCCTTCGACAGCTTGATGTCAGAGGTGTAGGTGTAAATACCACGGCCCATTTTTCGCATGTACTTTGCCCATCTTTAGTGTTTCTTCTTTGATAGCTCACGTCGGACAGAGGAACTTAGGTagtgatatatatatagtcaTATCATATGTGTGTTAGTGGTAAGTTATATATGATCATTCTTCAATGCTGTGATTGAAGAGGACACGATGTTTTATTTCTGTGTATGTATTAGTTTTAGAGTAAGTTATAAGCGTCCTGAGTGTTGGAACTCAGAAGAGATGAGATATGTCTCTTCTCCTTTGTGCATGCTGTAGTGTACGATCTCTGTATACTGATGCTACAAACATGGGGATGTACTCTTGTCGTTACAGAATAAATCAGTTTGTTTGGTCATTTTTATTTCATTCCTGTGCAATCTTATTCATATTTCTGTAGTCAATCGCTACTTGTATGTGTGTGGTCTTTGAAGAACGATGAATGCTGTATCTGAAACATGAAATTTGTGGGG
This is a stretch of genomic DNA from Brachypodium distachyon strain Bd21 chromosome 1, Brachypodium_distachyon_v3.0, whole genome shotgun sequence. It encodes these proteins:
- the LOC100841708 gene encoding F-box protein SKIP27, with protein sequence MAIGQAMPKGSLATSLSFPSSGSTRILGRKRVAVSPAPSPSGPHSPVRTLRKQRSIRFHMDDTVCILESLPQDVLVKVLCKVNHSDLRQLLLVSKLVSEATVVAKELHFAFATPSKAAVRGEEEEEDEGPGAPKQHRVARSRHRGKNLASLAVNLSASFDSLMSEV